From Pseudanabaena sp. PCC 6802, one genomic window encodes:
- a CDS encoding IS5 family transposase (programmed frameshift) gives MNYIIAQTLPAAHFKRRFGIETNTFKAIVKVLKPEWRATPTPGAKPKLGLEDRILVAFEYWREYRTYFHIATSWGISESTVCRIVHWVEETLIRSRRFRLPGKRQLVRGFGIPTVANVDVTETRIERPKRHQRAFYSGKQKGHTLKCQLIIDALTGQIICTFFGKGRRHDFKLFKASGIHFHPQTESLQDKGYQGIQKLHLYCRLPHKKPKGGQLTPEQKAFNRQLARQRVGIEHVNRRLKIFRILSGRYRNRRHRFGLRCNLIAGLYNFERSQGSSVG, from the exons ATGAACTATATAATAGCGCAAACCCTACCTGCTGCACACTTTAAGCGTCGATTTGGTATCGAGACTAATACGTTCAAAGCAATTGTGAAAGTGCTTAAACCAGAGTGGCGAGCAACGCCAACACCTGGAGCCAAGCCTAAACTCGGACTAGAAGACCGCATATTGGTTGCCTTCGAGTATTGGCGGGAATATCGCACCTACTTTCACATCGCCACTAGTTGGGGCATCAGCGAGTCTACAGTTTGTCGAATAGTGCATTGGGTAGAGGAGACTTTAATCCGCTCACGTCGCTTTCGACTACCTGGGAAGCGCCAGTTGGTGCGGGGCTTTGGGATACCTACAGTCGCGA ACGTTGATGTGACTGAAACTCGCATTGAGCGTCCTAAGCGGCACCAACGTGCCTTTTATAGCGGCAAACAGAAAGGGCACACGCTCAAATGTCAACTCATAATTGACGCTCTTACTGGGCAGATTATCTGTACGTTTTTCGGCAAGGGGCGACGGCATGATTTCAAGCTGTTCAAAGCTTCTGGCATCCATTTCCATCCTCAAACCGAGAGTTTGCAGGACAAGGGTTATCAAGGCATCCAGAAACTGCATCTCTACTGCCGCTTACCCCACAAGAAACCGAAAGGTGGTCAGCTTACGCCTGAGCAGAAAGCGTTCAACCGCCAACTTGCGCGCCAACGGGTTGGCATTGAGCATGTTAATCGCCGCTTGAAGATCTTCCGCATCTTATCTGGACGCTATCGCAATCGTCGTCACCGCTTTGGTTTGCGTTGCAATCTAATTGCTGGTCTCTACAATTTTGAACGCTCTCAAGGCTCCTCAGTTGGCTAA
- a CDS encoding alpha/beta hydrolase: MPQLPLRKLLIGEFSWKRLALSFLFIYASFAIYIFFKADSMIFLPQPSSYQDTKDILKLAVNDRERISAIHLPNPQAKYTVLFIHGNAEDLGDLRSELELLHSWGFSVFAYDYRGYGTSDGTPSEQNAYQDADTAYKYLTQNLGVPAQQVLIYGRSVGSGSAIELATRYPVAGLILEGAFTSAFRVVVPFPLLPFDKFTNLDKISRVQSPVLVMHGQIDEVIPIHHGQKLYAAAPEPKLALWVEGAGHNDFTWVAGDRRRTALAEFLKIIEKKQ, encoded by the coding sequence ATGCCGCAACTCCCACTGCGAAAACTGCTCATTGGCGAATTTAGCTGGAAACGGCTAGCGCTCTCATTCCTGTTTATTTACGCTAGTTTTGCGATTTATATTTTTTTCAAGGCAGACTCGATGATTTTTTTGCCGCAACCGTCTAGCTATCAAGATACCAAAGACATCCTGAAACTAGCGGTCAACGATCGCGAGCGCATTTCCGCTATACATTTACCCAACCCTCAGGCGAAATATACCGTACTCTTTATTCATGGCAACGCCGAAGACCTCGGCGATCTTCGTTCCGAGCTCGAACTCTTGCATAGCTGGGGATTTAGCGTTTTTGCCTATGACTATCGCGGCTATGGCACCAGTGATGGTACGCCAAGCGAGCAAAATGCCTACCAGGATGCCGATACAGCTTACAAGTACCTCACCCAAAATCTGGGAGTACCCGCGCAGCAGGTGTTGATTTACGGGCGCTCTGTAGGTAGCGGCTCGGCTATCGAACTAGCCACTCGCTATCCTGTGGCAGGTTTAATTTTAGAAGGCGCGTTTACCTCTGCTTTTCGAGTAGTAGTGCCCTTTCCGCTGCTGCCCTTTGATAAATTCACCAATCTTGACAAAATATCCAGGGTGCAAAGCCCCGTGCTGGTGATGCACGGTCAAATTGACGAAGTTATCCCCATCCACCACGGGCAAAAATTATACGCAGCGGCACCGGAGCCAAAACTTGCACTTTGGGTAGAAGGCGCAGGACACAACGATTTTACCTGGGTGGCAGGCGATCGCCGCCGCACGGCCTTAGCTGAGTTCCTGAAAATCATCGAGAAAAAACAATAG
- a CDS encoding type II toxin-antitoxin system HicB family antitoxin, which translates to MHYKIPLLLTPQPEGGFTVTSPLLPELVTEGDSIDEAVSNARDAFEAILEAYEDLGKKPPLNLQSIDEHSPALIETVVFAK; encoded by the coding sequence ATGCATTACAAAATTCCCTTGCTACTGACTCCTCAACCAGAAGGTGGTTTTACAGTAACCTCCCCATTATTACCAGAACTAGTAACTGAAGGGGATTCCATTGATGAAGCTGTAAGCAATGCTAGAGATGCATTTGAAGCAATCCTCGAAGCTTATGAAGACCTAGGTAAAAAGCCTCCTCTCAACTTGCAATCTATAGATGAACATTCTCCTGCTTTGATAGAAACTGTTGTCTTTGCAAAATGA
- a CDS encoding type II toxin-antitoxin system HicA family toxin → MKCREVAQTWVKLVCTELPRRGGGSHRKWFNPITQKLTVIPDWASCDLKLGTLRAAIKQLGIDWADFENA, encoded by the coding sequence ATGAAATGCCGGGAAGTTGCTCAGACGTGGGTAAAGTTAGTTTGTACTGAACTCCCAAGGCGTGGTGGGGGATCTCACAGAAAATGGTTTAATCCAATTACCCAAAAGTTAACGGTAATACCTGATTGGGCTAGCTGCGATTTAAAGTTGGGAACTTTGAGGGCAGCAATAAAACAACTAGGAATAGATTGGGCTGATTTTGAAAATGCGTAG
- the zds gene encoding 9,9'-di-cis-zeta-carotene desaturase, which produces MRVAIVGAGLAGMSTAVELCDRGYQVEIFESRPFVGGKVGSWVDPDGNHVEMGLHVFFGNYYQLFALMQKVGAFKSLLRKEHVHTFVNEGGRIGALDFRFFTGAPFNGLKAFFTTSQLSLQDKIQNAIALGTSPIVRGLIDFEGAMKTIRSLDRISFADWFRSHGGSNGSIKRMWNPIAYALGFIDCENISARCMLTIFQMFAARTEASVLRMLEGSPHEYLHKPIINYLEARGARIYTRRRVREIQFTQDGAATQVTGLVVANGEEEEQIIADAYVCACDVPGVQRLLPAAWRKWKEFDNIYKLETVPVATVQLRFDGWVTELNDPAQRHQLARATGMDNLLYTSDADFSCFADLALTSPSNYYRKGQGSLLQLVLTPGDPFIKESNEAIAQHVLKQVQALFPSARELNMTWYGVVKLAQSLYREAPGMDPYRPPQKTPISNFFLSGSYTMQDYIDSMEGATLSGQLCAAAILAQEASLKENMGE; this is translated from the coding sequence ATGCGAGTAGCGATCGTTGGTGCAGGGTTAGCAGGTATGTCCACAGCAGTCGAACTGTGCGATCGCGGCTATCAGGTAGAAATCTTTGAGTCCCGTCCGTTTGTGGGTGGCAAAGTCGGTAGCTGGGTCGATCCCGATGGCAACCACGTAGAAATGGGGCTGCACGTATTTTTTGGCAACTACTACCAGCTCTTTGCCCTCATGCAGAAAGTGGGCGCATTCAAAAGTCTGCTGCGCAAGGAACACGTTCACACCTTTGTCAATGAAGGTGGGCGCATCGGTGCCCTGGATTTTCGCTTCTTTACAGGTGCGCCGTTTAACGGTCTCAAAGCCTTCTTCACCACATCCCAACTGTCGCTGCAAGATAAGATTCAGAATGCGATCGCGCTCGGCACCAGCCCCATCGTGCGCGGTTTGATCGATTTTGAAGGCGCGATGAAAACTATCCGCAGTCTAGATCGCATCAGCTTTGCCGATTGGTTTCGCAGTCACGGCGGCAGTAATGGCAGTATCAAACGCATGTGGAATCCCATTGCCTACGCCTTGGGATTTATCGATTGCGAGAATATTTCCGCCCGTTGCATGTTGACCATCTTCCAAATGTTTGCCGCTCGCACCGAGGCATCGGTATTGCGAATGTTGGAAGGCTCTCCTCACGAATACCTGCATAAGCCGATTATCAACTACCTCGAAGCCAGAGGTGCCAGGATTTACACCCGTCGCCGCGTTCGCGAAATTCAGTTTACCCAGGATGGCGCTGCCACCCAAGTAACTGGTTTGGTGGTGGCAAATGGAGAGGAAGAGGAGCAAATTATCGCTGATGCCTATGTTTGTGCTTGCGATGTTCCGGGCGTACAGCGCCTTTTACCAGCAGCGTGGCGCAAATGGAAGGAATTCGACAATATCTATAAGCTCGAAACGGTGCCAGTTGCCACAGTGCAATTGCGGTTTGACGGTTGGGTGACCGAACTCAACGATCCCGCGCAAAGGCATCAGCTAGCTCGCGCCACTGGCATGGATAATCTACTCTATACATCTGATGCTGACTTTTCCTGCTTCGCAGATCTAGCTCTCACCAGCCCCTCAAACTACTACCGCAAAGGACAGGGTTCTTTGCTGCAACTCGTACTCACTCCCGGCGATCCATTCATCAAGGAAAGCAACGAAGCGATCGCTCAACACGTTCTCAAGCAAGTCCAGGCTTTGTTCCCATCAGCCCGCGAGTTGAATATGACCTGGTATGGCGTAGTAAAACTCGCCCAATCGCTCTATCGCGAGGCACCTGGCATGGATCCCTATCGCCCACCCCAAAAAACTCCCATCTCTAACTTCTTCTTATCTGGCAGCTATACCATGCAAGACTACATCGACAGCATGGAAGGAGCGACGCTCTCCGGCCAACTCTGCGCTGCTGCGATCTTAGCTCAAGAAGCATCGCTTAAGGAGAATATGGGAGAATAA